A single genomic interval of Deltaproteobacteria bacterium harbors:
- a CDS encoding PBP1A family penicillin-binding protein has product MNRPREKPVEKPVRRRPFALRVVLWLVCLGVLGGLLGAVGVVGLFLYYGSDPKLPRIGALHDYRPKTVTRILDRRGVLIGELSAERRTVVPYTRIPRVLVQAVVSAEDAGFFQHRGLDYVGMLRALVNNLRAGRYAQGGSTITQQVVKTFLLGPERTIRRKVQDVILARRLESELSKDQILNLYLQQIYFGHGRYGVQEASRFFFGRDVERLGLGEAAMLAGLPQSPERLSPLRYPERAKRRQLYVLREMARRGHISPEQARKVGAQPIEVVRHQRPFFNVAPELVDLVRDHLSKTFGADKLTTLGLQVQTTVDARLQQSAREALQWGLRALDAREGYGGKVAHVAPAQVAKVLKRLARTQPKLEAPGQLQGLVTRIDDVEQEVEVNLGRASATVRVDDERYNPQKDAPSRRFAVGDLIRVRWEGDQYVFDGGPQGALVAIDPRTGEVRAMVGGYDFAPGGFNRALQALRQPGSSFKPFLYAAALDSGRYTAASVIEDGPVSFGNWEPKNFDGVYRGPVRLREAVAHSINTVAARVMKDVGPPAVQRLAGALGIATPLASDLSLALGSSEVRVLDLALAYAAFANGGQAVEPHYVTRVGSQEVPLSPPRRVIRPEVAYLVTSLLQSVVSEGTGQRAQQLRHPVAGKTGTTNEQKDVWFVGYTPELLTAVWVGFDTPRSLGKRETGGRAAIPIWVRFMQKALAGLPRQSFPRPSGLVVQRVDPRSGLLAPTGALEGMDELFIAGTEPKETAPQVDPTTSDTVLLGTAPVVP; this is encoded by the coding sequence ATGAACCGTCCGCGCGAGAAACCCGTCGAGAAGCCGGTCCGACGCAGGCCCTTCGCCCTGCGGGTGGTGCTCTGGCTCGTCTGCCTCGGCGTGCTCGGCGGCCTGCTCGGGGCCGTCGGGGTGGTCGGCCTCTTCCTCTACTACGGCTCCGACCCGAAGCTGCCGCGGATCGGCGCGCTCCACGACTACCGGCCGAAGACGGTCACGCGTATCCTCGACCGCCGCGGAGTGCTGATCGGCGAGCTCTCGGCTGAACGGCGCACCGTGGTTCCCTACACGCGCATCCCCAGGGTGCTCGTCCAGGCGGTGGTCTCCGCCGAGGACGCGGGGTTCTTCCAGCACCGCGGGCTCGACTACGTCGGGATGCTGCGGGCGCTCGTGAACAACCTGCGCGCCGGCCGTTACGCGCAGGGCGGTAGCACCATCACCCAGCAAGTGGTCAAGACCTTTCTCCTCGGGCCGGAACGCACGATCCGGCGCAAGGTGCAGGATGTGATCCTCGCGCGTCGGCTCGAGAGCGAGCTCTCCAAGGACCAGATCCTGAACCTCTACCTGCAGCAGATCTACTTCGGCCACGGCCGCTACGGGGTGCAGGAGGCGTCGCGCTTCTTCTTCGGCCGCGACGTGGAGAGGCTCGGGCTGGGCGAGGCAGCCATGCTGGCGGGGCTGCCGCAGTCCCCCGAGCGGCTCTCGCCGCTGCGCTACCCGGAGCGGGCGAAGCGTCGGCAGCTCTACGTGCTGCGCGAGATGGCGCGACGGGGCCACATCTCTCCCGAGCAGGCCCGCAAGGTGGGGGCGCAGCCGATCGAGGTCGTGCGGCACCAGCGGCCGTTCTTCAACGTGGCGCCCGAGCTGGTGGACCTCGTGCGCGACCACCTGTCGAAGACCTTCGGCGCCGACAAGCTCACCACTCTGGGCCTGCAGGTTCAGACCACCGTGGACGCGCGCCTGCAGCAATCGGCGCGGGAGGCGCTGCAGTGGGGGCTCCGCGCTCTCGACGCGCGCGAGGGCTACGGCGGGAAGGTGGCGCACGTCGCCCCGGCCCAGGTGGCCAAGGTCCTGAAGCGCCTCGCACGCACCCAGCCCAAGCTGGAAGCCCCGGGGCAGCTCCAGGGCCTCGTGACCAGGATCGACGACGTCGAGCAGGAGGTGGAGGTGAACCTCGGGCGGGCCTCGGCGACGGTGCGGGTGGACGACGAGCGCTACAACCCGCAGAAGGATGCGCCCTCCCGTCGTTTCGCCGTCGGAGATCTGATCCGCGTGCGGTGGGAGGGGGATCAATACGTCTTCGACGGGGGCCCGCAAGGGGCGCTGGTGGCGATCGACCCGCGGACCGGAGAGGTCAGGGCCATGGTGGGTGGCTACGACTTCGCGCCCGGGGGGTTCAACCGGGCGCTCCAGGCCCTTCGGCAGCCGGGGAGCTCCTTCAAGCCCTTCCTCTACGCGGCGGCGCTCGACTCGGGACGCTACACGGCGGCCTCGGTGATCGAGGATGGGCCGGTGAGCTTCGGCAACTGGGAGCCGAAGAACTTCGACGGGGTCTACCGCGGGCCCGTGCGCCTGCGAGAGGCCGTCGCGCATTCGATCAACACCGTAGCGGCCCGGGTGATGAAGGACGTCGGACCGCCGGCCGTGCAGCGGCTCGCCGGCGCGCTGGGGATCGCCACTCCGCTGGCCTCGGACCTGAGCCTGGCCCTCGGCAGTTCTGAAGTGCGCGTTCTAGATCTTGCGCTCGCATACGCGGCCTTTGCCAACGGCGGACAGGCCGTCGAGCCGCACTACGTGACGCGGGTCGGCAGCCAGGAGGTGCCTCTCTCTCCTCCGCGCCGCGTGATCCGGCCGGAGGTGGCGTACCTCGTGACGAGTCTCCTGCAGAGCGTGGTGAGCGAGGGGACGGGGCAGCGGGCCCAGCAGCTTCGCCATCCGGTGGCGGGGAAGACCGGCACCACGAACGAGCAGAAGGACGTGTGGTTCGTCGGGTACACCCCGGAGCTTCTCACCGCCGTGTGGGTCGGGTTCGACACCCCGCGTTCGCTCGGCAAGCGCGAGACCGGGGGGCGCGCGGCGATCCCGATCTGGGTGCGGTTCATGCAAAAGGCGCTCGCGGGTCTGCCACGGCAGAGCTTTCCGCGGCCGAGCGGGTTGGTGGTGCAGCGGGTGGACCCGAGGAGCGGGCTGCTCGCGCCGACGGGGGCGCTCGAGGGGATGGACGAGCTCTTCATCGCCGGGACCGAGCCGAAGGAGACGGCGCCGCAGGTGGACCCCACCACCTCGGACACGGTGCTGCTCGGCACGGCGCCGGTCGTCCCATGA
- a CDS encoding VCBS repeat-containing protein translates to MRARLGFGPAALVASLVGLAPGGRAERSGTLDQLADGFDRRLEEAARGVRRARVDLGLTVERGAGLGRSGELVGVVRRLVLARLVRRGYRSVSSLPAADTAEEQRLRARRAGFELLVAAELVLSEGHLHLRGVLLPTDASLFRDAVQPERGAIAHLDARVRADAEVRAYLGQPAARRTGYALQGGGWKGEPVLDLAVADLDRDGRPEVVALHARSVSVVRSRGGGHFATVESLGLAGAGASRRPRRALGTLRVADLDGDGVPELLLRSSEYADGAELVRQQGALRQRRSLAGFPVATVAVGRGAVAAVLSLSGGGDFFSPADLSVGAGAPSQASARRLPAAFYMAQRARVGGPGGGATYWGTVDLAGRLEVHAEAGGTTAAVLAGSGVAFALGDLDDDGGLEVVSTLSGDGDEHDDRLLIHALGGGAPRLVWRSPELPGRVTAVACGDLDGDGRLDVVASVEDREGRASLYGVE, encoded by the coding sequence ATGAGGGCGCGCCTCGGCTTCGGTCCGGCGGCGCTCGTGGCGAGCCTCGTCGGGCTCGCGCCGGGAGGACGCGCCGAGCGGAGCGGCACGCTGGACCAGCTCGCGGATGGGTTCGACCGACGCCTCGAGGAAGCGGCGCGGGGCGTGCGACGGGCGCGCGTGGACCTGGGCCTCACGGTCGAGCGCGGAGCGGGGCTCGGTCGGAGCGGCGAGCTCGTGGGCGTGGTGCGGCGTCTCGTGCTCGCGCGGCTCGTGCGTCGAGGCTATCGGTCGGTCTCGTCGCTGCCTGCGGCGGACACCGCCGAGGAGCAGCGGCTGCGCGCGCGGCGGGCGGGGTTCGAGCTCCTGGTGGCGGCCGAGCTGGTCCTGAGCGAAGGGCACCTCCACCTGCGCGGGGTGCTCTTGCCCACGGACGCCTCTCTCTTTCGTGACGCGGTTCAGCCGGAGAGAGGGGCGATCGCGCACCTCGACGCCCGGGTTCGGGCGGACGCCGAGGTCCGCGCGTACCTGGGCCAGCCCGCCGCCCGGCGCACCGGCTACGCGCTGCAGGGCGGGGGATGGAAGGGCGAGCCGGTGCTCGACCTGGCCGTGGCGGACCTGGATCGGGACGGACGTCCGGAGGTGGTCGCGCTCCACGCCCGGTCGGTGAGCGTCGTGCGCTCTCGCGGCGGCGGCCACTTCGCGACGGTGGAGAGCTTGGGGTTGGCGGGAGCGGGTGCTTCTCGCCGTCCCCGACGGGCCCTCGGGACCCTGCGCGTGGCGGACCTGGATGGGGACGGGGTGCCGGAGCTGCTCCTCCGGTCGAGCGAGTATGCCGACGGAGCGGAGCTGGTCCGCCAGCAGGGGGCTCTGCGGCAGCGAAGGAGCCTGGCGGGTTTCCCGGTGGCGACGGTGGCGGTCGGACGAGGTGCGGTCGCTGCGGTGCTCTCGCTCTCGGGGGGTGGGGACTTCTTCTCTCCCGCGGACCTCTCGGTGGGCGCGGGGGCCCCGAGCCAGGCCTCGGCTCGACGCCTCCCCGCGGCCTTCTACATGGCGCAGCGTGCGAGGGTGGGGGGACCCGGCGGCGGCGCGACCTACTGGGGGACGGTAGACCTGGCGGGGCGTCTCGAGGTGCACGCGGAGGCGGGAGGGACGACGGCCGCCGTCCTCGCCGGAAGCGGCGTGGCGTTCGCGCTCGGCGACCTGGACGACGACGGCGGGCTCGAGGTCGTGAGCACACTGAGCGGGGATGGGGACGAGCACGACGATCGACTGCTGATCCATGCGCTCGGCGGCGGAGCGCCGCGCCTGGTGTGGCGCAGTCCGGAGCTCCCCGGCCGGGTGACGGCCGTGGCGTGCGGTGACCTGGACGGGGACGGGCGACTGGACGTGGTGGCCTCGGTCGAAGATCGCGAGGGACGCGCGTCGCTCTACGGAGTGGAGTGA
- a CDS encoding HAMP domain-containing protein, producing the protein MRIRGKLALVAASASILPVVAAALVGRSVVERRFTAELAGLLSDGEQEVKAQYDRLREELAEAVQRLADPEDHFTGPILIAIAKGDAEELYPSLAAEAPRVMRERGLDLLAIVDSGRRVLAAGHFPGRVGDLYAGVPGGASATLLRSERLLESGRPVSRLTLQSWRVARSPLGPSVRVMGGLAFEQRLLRRLRLREGTVAVLEGPRGGGLASSTPMLAAYERYPRRTVRLADRRHTELARVTLLVPDTRLRMALQAIDYTAAALVAGGLLLALLLGALTAGISRPLEQLAKGAEAVAAGDLDRTIPAGGRDEVGELVAAFNHMTAQLKDSKEQLRAAERIAAWRELAQRIAHEIKNPLTPIQTSIETLRKVHQKRHPAFEEVFEESTRTILEEVDRLKRIVTEFSSFARLPKPTLGPCDLREVLRGAASLYATEEVPVSCALPEAFPEVTADREQLVQVLGNLLKNAREAVAGRQEPRIEVGLRATAGWAELTVADNGPGFEDADRERLFAPYFTTKAGSGGSGLGLAIVERIVRDHGGTIDARRGAEGGATFVVRLPLAVGASQAAAGPREVS; encoded by the coding sequence ATGCGCATCCGGGGCAAACTCGCGCTGGTCGCGGCCAGCGCCAGTATCCTGCCGGTGGTAGCCGCAGCCCTCGTCGGGCGCTCGGTCGTGGAACGACGCTTCACCGCCGAGCTCGCGGGCCTGCTCTCGGACGGCGAGCAGGAGGTCAAAGCCCAGTACGACCGCCTGCGGGAGGAGCTCGCGGAGGCCGTGCAGCGTCTGGCCGATCCGGAGGATCACTTCACCGGCCCGATCCTGATCGCGATCGCCAAGGGCGACGCGGAGGAGCTCTACCCGAGCCTCGCCGCGGAGGCGCCTCGCGTGATGCGCGAGCGCGGCCTCGATCTGCTGGCGATCGTGGACTCCGGGCGACGGGTCCTCGCGGCGGGGCACTTCCCGGGGCGGGTGGGCGACCTCTACGCGGGCGTCCCCGGCGGGGCCAGCGCGACGCTGCTGCGAAGCGAACGGCTCCTCGAGAGCGGACGCCCTGTCTCGCGACTCACGCTACAGAGCTGGAGGGTGGCGCGCTCGCCCCTCGGGCCGTCGGTGCGGGTGATGGGAGGCCTCGCGTTCGAGCAGCGGCTGCTCCGCAGGTTGCGTCTTCGCGAGGGGACGGTCGCCGTGCTCGAGGGTCCCCGTGGGGGAGGCCTCGCGAGCTCGACTCCGATGCTCGCCGCCTACGAACGGTACCCGCGACGCACCGTGCGGCTCGCCGACCGCCGGCACACGGAGCTGGCCCGCGTGACGCTCCTCGTCCCCGACACGCGATTACGGATGGCGCTGCAGGCCATCGACTACACGGCGGCCGCTCTGGTGGCGGGCGGGCTGCTCCTGGCCCTCCTGCTCGGCGCGCTGACGGCCGGCATCTCGCGCCCCCTCGAGCAGCTCGCGAAGGGGGCCGAGGCCGTGGCCGCCGGAGATCTGGATCGGACCATCCCGGCCGGCGGTCGCGACGAGGTGGGGGAGCTCGTCGCGGCCTTCAACCACATGACCGCGCAGCTCAAGGACTCCAAGGAGCAGCTGCGGGCGGCGGAGCGCATCGCGGCCTGGCGCGAGCTCGCCCAGCGCATCGCGCACGAGATCAAGAACCCGCTCACTCCCATCCAGACCTCGATCGAGACGCTGCGGAAGGTGCACCAGAAGCGGCACCCGGCGTTCGAGGAGGTATTCGAGGAATCCACGCGCACGATTCTCGAGGAGGTGGACCGGCTGAAGCGGATCGTCACCGAGTTTTCGAGCTTCGCGCGGCTCCCCAAGCCCACCCTCGGGCCCTGTGACCTGCGCGAGGTGCTGCGGGGCGCCGCGTCGCTCTACGCGACCGAGGAGGTGCCGGTGAGCTGCGCGCTCCCCGAGGCCTTTCCGGAGGTCACCGCCGACCGCGAGCAGCTCGTGCAGGTGCTCGGGAACCTGCTGAAGAACGCGCGAGAGGCCGTGGCGGGCCGACAGGAACCCCGCATCGAGGTCGGGCTCCGCGCGACGGCCGGGTGGGCCGAGCTGACGGTGGCCGACAACGGCCCGGGGTTCGAGGACGCGGACCGCGAGCGCCTCTTCGCGCCCTACTTCACGACCAAGGCGGGGAGCGGCGGAAGCGGCCTCGGGCTGGCCATCGTCGAGCGTATCGTGCGGGACCACGGCGGGACGATCGACGCCCGGCGTGGGGCCGAGGGGGGGGCGACCTTCGTGGTACGCTTGCCGCTGGCGGTGGGCGCCAGCCAGGCGGCGGCGGGTCCGCGGGAGGTGAGCTGA
- the gloB gene encoding hydroxyacylglutathione hydrolase — protein sequence MRVVTVPILSDNYSYLVICDETRRAAVVDPGEADPIRRALRDEGVELEAILCTHHHGDHVAAVEAFSQEGRCRVYGPASEGGRLPALSHPLEDGGEVAVGRLRGRVMATPGHTLGSAVYLFEGAVFTGDTLFGGGCGRLFEGDAPTLYASLQRLAALPPETELYFGHEYTLKNLQFARGVDPENPDLLARIVGAEEARAAGRPTVPSTVALERATNPFLRCGEGAIVAHLGLDGAEAAGGDPVGVFARLRELRNVF from the coding sequence ATGCGCGTCGTGACCGTTCCGATCTTGAGCGACAACTACAGCTACCTCGTGATCTGCGACGAGACGCGGCGCGCCGCGGTCGTAGACCCCGGGGAGGCGGACCCAATCCGCCGGGCCCTGCGCGACGAGGGGGTGGAGCTGGAGGCGATCCTTTGCACGCACCACCACGGGGACCACGTGGCGGCGGTGGAGGCCTTCTCGCAGGAGGGGCGCTGTCGCGTCTACGGCCCGGCGAGCGAAGGGGGGCGCCTCCCCGCGCTGAGCCACCCGCTGGAGGACGGCGGAGAGGTGGCGGTCGGTCGCCTGCGCGGACGCGTGATGGCCACCCCGGGTCACACGCTCGGGAGCGCGGTCTACCTCTTCGAGGGCGCGGTCTTTACCGGCGACACCCTCTTCGGCGGCGGGTGCGGCCGTCTCTTCGAGGGGGACGCGCCGACCCTCTACGCCTCGTTGCAGCGGCTGGCGGCGCTGCCCCCGGAGACCGAGCTCTACTTCGGGCACGAGTACACGCTGAAGAACCTCCAGTTCGCGCGCGGCGTGGACCCGGAAAACCCCGATCTCCTGGCGCGGATCGTGGGAGCGGAGGAGGCGCGTGCAGCGGGCCGCCCGACCGTTCCGAGCACGGTGGCGCTCGAGCGGGCCACGAATCCGTTCCTCCGCTGCGGCGAGGGGGCGATCGTGGCGCACCTCGGGTTGGACGGTGCCGAGGCGGCGGGGGGCGACCCGGTGGGTGTCTTCGCCCGGCTGCGCGAGCTGCGTAACGTGTTCTAG
- a CDS encoding pyridoxal phosphate-dependent aminotransferase family protein, with protein sequence MARHLQDTFIQPGEGDQRDPLLAVLRESKQYNVRIVSAKGRVLTDASGHQLFDFASCNYISFDQEQEALLEAGVRAVKQYGLHTSRARLMGYHELFSEVEAKLARFIGVEDTLLFPNTTLLGVGTIPALMKKGDLIVLDKSAHATMYQAAQLARDKGTILASYRQDHFDQLEHLLERHQDAKRKLICVDGVYSMTGDYAALAELAPLAKRYGALLYVDDGHGFAFLGERPAAAMPYGFSGNGVVKHAGLSYDNVMYVAGTAKGLAGAAAFLSVTPEMKEYLMAYAKPLDYTHPSTPYAMGVLSAALDLQPKVGDERRAKVYQLTKRLVEGLRGMGFFVMTKTLFPIISIWAGNTEKLIDASRRLYDQGIFLTSCPYPTMPRGKEALRVTVTSNNEVAQIDHLLDCLSQVATSWRQAGIPLEPTPEQRAAL encoded by the coding sequence ATGGCCAGACACCTTCAAGACACCTTCATTCAACCGGGAGAGGGAGACCAGCGCGATCCGCTGCTGGCGGTCCTACGCGAGAGCAAGCAGTACAACGTGCGCATCGTCTCGGCCAAGGGGCGCGTCCTCACCGACGCCTCGGGCCACCAGCTCTTCGACTTCGCCTCGTGCAACTACATCAGCTTCGACCAGGAGCAGGAGGCGCTGCTCGAGGCCGGCGTCCGGGCCGTAAAGCAGTACGGTCTGCACACCAGCCGCGCGCGCCTGATGGGCTATCACGAGCTCTTCTCCGAGGTCGAGGCGAAGCTCGCCCGCTTCATCGGCGTCGAGGACACGCTCCTCTTTCCCAACACGACCCTGCTCGGCGTGGGAACGATCCCCGCGCTCATGAAGAAGGGGGACCTCATCGTCCTCGACAAGTCGGCCCACGCCACGATGTACCAGGCGGCGCAGCTGGCGCGCGACAAGGGCACGATCCTGGCGAGCTACCGGCAGGACCACTTCGACCAGCTCGAGCACCTCCTCGAGCGGCACCAGGACGCGAAGCGCAAGCTCATCTGCGTGGACGGCGTCTACAGCATGACCGGCGACTACGCGGCGCTGGCCGAGCTCGCCCCGCTGGCCAAGAGATACGGCGCACTCCTCTACGTGGACGACGGGCACGGCTTCGCCTTCCTCGGCGAGCGCCCGGCCGCTGCGATGCCCTACGGCTTCTCCGGCAACGGCGTGGTGAAGCACGCGGGCCTCTCCTACGACAACGTGATGTACGTGGCGGGGACGGCCAAGGGCCTCGCCGGCGCGGCCGCCTTCCTCTCGGTGACCCCGGAGATGAAGGAGTACCTGATGGCCTACGCCAAGCCCCTGGACTACACGCACCCGTCCACCCCCTACGCCATGGGTGTGCTCAGCGCGGCGCTGGACCTCCAGCCCAAGGTCGGCGACGAGCGGCGGGCGAAGGTCTACCAGCTGACGAAGCGCCTCGTGGAGGGCCTGCGCGGGATGGGCTTCTTCGTCATGACCAAGACCCTCTTTCCGATCATCTCCATCTGGGCCGGGAACACCGAGAAGCTGATCGACGCCTCCCGCCGCCTCTACGACCAGGGGATCTTCCTCACCTCGTGCCCCTACCCCACCATGCCCCGCGGCAAGGAGGCCCTGCGCGTGACCGTCACCTCCAACAACGAGGTGGCGCAGATCGACCACCTGCTCGACTGCCTCTCCCAGGTGGCCACGAGCTGGCGGCAGGCCGGGATTCCGCTCGAGCCGACCCCCGAACAGCGCGCGGCGCTCTGA
- a CDS encoding molybdopterin oxidoreductase family protein gives MDPRPPSATQLVRGVCPHDCPDACGMLTTVEGGRATRVEGDPDHPLTRGWLCAKVRPYLEWVYGPARLEHPLRRRGPKGSGTFERVTWEEALAEISSRWSALLAREGGAAILPYSYGGTLGLLQNAVASSRLWNRLGASGLERSICGAAGEHVVEAMLGARWSPDPADLAESRLIILWGHNPATTAPHTVPLVREAQRRGAYVVVIDPRRSLSARSADEHLAPRPATDGALALGLMHVLAEEGLVDEAWLARQSVGWPALRERLRAFPPARASELTGIAPERIVALARRYGTTRPAAIKIADGLQRHENGGRTVQAVASLPGLTGQYGVRGGGLWYSTSGYVRWATEAVGHPSACPPTPRVVNMNRLGAALTGEVRNPPILSLYVFAANPAASAPRSALVRQGLAREDLFTVVHDLYLTDTARFADLVLPATSQLEQCDLHKGYGQRLLRYNHAAIEPLGEARSNWDTCRALAQAMGFDDAWLSTDGDATIAEVLDATRRTNPLLEGITLDRLKREGTVPYALPAGHVPFADGRFPTPSGRLELSCEALARTGLEALPDFLPSHELSQASETDDRAPLVLLTPAAHHFVSSSFGAQASLRRRQGPALLEIHPEDAVARGIRDGARVRVHNQRGRLTLVARLSADLRRGVVCTPKGYWPSLADDGQNANATTSDRLGDVAGQSTFHSNCVWVEPEAAPLSSR, from the coding sequence ATGGATCCCCGGCCCCCATCCGCAACCCAGCTCGTGCGAGGGGTCTGCCCTCACGACTGCCCCGACGCGTGCGGCATGCTCACTACCGTCGAGGGGGGGCGCGCCACTCGGGTCGAGGGGGACCCGGACCATCCGCTCACCCGCGGGTGGCTCTGCGCCAAGGTTCGGCCGTACCTCGAATGGGTCTACGGCCCGGCCCGGCTCGAGCACCCGCTGCGCCGCAGAGGGCCGAAGGGGAGCGGCACCTTCGAGCGCGTGACCTGGGAAGAGGCGCTGGCAGAGATCTCCTCCCGCTGGAGCGCCCTCCTCGCGCGGGAGGGAGGGGCCGCGATCCTCCCCTACTCCTACGGCGGCACGCTCGGACTCCTGCAGAACGCCGTCGCCTCCTCACGCCTCTGGAACCGCCTCGGCGCCTCGGGACTCGAGCGATCGATCTGCGGCGCCGCAGGGGAGCACGTCGTGGAGGCGATGCTCGGCGCGCGCTGGTCCCCCGACCCCGCAGATCTGGCCGAGAGCCGGCTGATCATCTTGTGGGGCCACAACCCCGCTACGACCGCCCCGCACACCGTCCCGCTCGTCCGCGAGGCGCAGCGCCGGGGAGCGTACGTGGTGGTCATCGACCCGCGGCGCAGCCTGAGCGCGCGCAGCGCGGACGAGCACCTCGCCCCGCGACCCGCCACCGACGGGGCGCTTGCTCTCGGGCTCATGCACGTCCTCGCCGAGGAGGGCCTGGTCGACGAAGCCTGGCTCGCGCGGCAGAGCGTCGGCTGGCCGGCCCTCCGGGAGCGACTGCGCGCGTTCCCGCCGGCACGGGCGAGCGAGCTGACGGGGATCGCGCCCGAACGGATCGTGGCCCTCGCACGCCGCTACGGCACGACGCGCCCCGCGGCGATCAAGATCGCCGACGGCCTGCAGCGGCACGAGAACGGGGGACGCACGGTCCAGGCCGTGGCCTCCCTCCCCGGCCTGACGGGTCAGTACGGAGTGCGCGGCGGCGGGCTCTGGTATTCCACGAGCGGGTACGTGCGCTGGGCCACCGAGGCCGTGGGGCACCCGAGCGCGTGCCCACCCACGCCGCGGGTGGTGAACATGAACCGACTCGGGGCGGCGCTGACGGGCGAGGTCCGAAACCCTCCGATCCTCTCGCTCTACGTCTTCGCCGCGAACCCCGCCGCCAGCGCGCCGCGCTCGGCCCTCGTGCGGCAGGGGCTCGCGCGCGAGGATCTCTTCACCGTGGTGCACGACCTCTATCTGACGGACACCGCGCGCTTCGCCGATCTGGTCCTGCCCGCCACCTCGCAGCTCGAGCAGTGCGACCTGCACAAGGGCTACGGCCAGCGCCTCCTGCGCTACAACCACGCGGCCATCGAACCTCTCGGGGAGGCGCGGAGCAACTGGGACACCTGTCGAGCCCTCGCGCAGGCGATGGGCTTCGACGACGCCTGGCTCTCGACCGACGGCGACGCGACGATCGCCGAGGTTCTCGACGCCACGCGCCGCACCAACCCGCTCCTCGAGGGCATCACGCTCGACCGACTGAAGCGCGAGGGGACCGTCCCCTACGCCCTCCCCGCGGGTCACGTCCCCTTCGCCGACGGCCGCTTTCCGACCCCCTCGGGCCGGCTCGAGCTGTCGTGCGAGGCGCTGGCACGCACGGGCCTCGAGGCCCTCCCCGACTTCCTCCCCTCGCACGAGCTCTCCCAGGCCTCGGAGACCGACGACCGCGCGCCGCTCGTCCTGCTCACCCCCGCCGCGCATCACTTCGTGAGCTCGAGCTTCGGCGCGCAAGCCTCGCTCCGCCGACGCCAGGGGCCGGCGCTCCTCGAGATCCATCCCGAGGACGCGGTTGCGCGCGGCATCCGCGACGGAGCACGGGTGCGCGTGCATAACCAGCGCGGACGGCTGACCCTCGTGGCGCGCCTGAGCGCCGATCTCCGCCGCGGCGTGGTCTGCACGCCCAAGGGCTACTGGCCCAGCCTCGCCGACGACGGGCAAAACGCCAACGCGACGACCTCCGACCGCCTCGGGGACGTGGCGGGCCAGAGCACCTTCCACAGCAACTGCGTCTGGGTCGAACCGGAGGCCGCCCCTCTCTCGTCACGCTGA